The DNA sequence CACTGCTTCTGGCTCTCGCTCGGCTCGCTCGGCAGCACCACGCCGAGCTGGGCGGCGAGCGCCAGCACCTGCTCGTCGAGCTTCTGGTGGTCGGCGGCGAGGATCCGGCCGACCTCCTTGACCTTCTGGTTGTTCGACTTGGTCTGCGCCATGTTGCCGGAGGGGATCTCCCACAGACCGGCCTGCCGGATCTTGAACAGGAAGTCCTGGTCGGCGGTGGTGAGCGGGCCCGAGGCGGTCTGCTTGATCACCTCGGGTTCCCCGCCCGCCGCCCCGCTCGCGGGGGCCGCCTTGGGCAGGATCACGATGATCGCGACCGTGGCGACGACGAGAAACGCGGCGACCAGCAGCAGCTCGACCGCCTTTATCCGATTCGTGCCGTCCACGAGTAACCACCTCCGCTATAGCCGCTGTCGGCGCCGGTGCCCCGCCCGTGGCGGCGGGCCCGGCCCCGCGGGTGTCGTACGCCCTCCGGCCCCGGCCGAAAAATCCGCGCCGGACGTTGAGACGTTCCGGCCGTCGGTGCGTATCACTGGTCGAGTCCGTCGGCGGCCCGCACCGCCGAGGGGGACGCGGCGACCGGAGGGGCGCCGCCCGGGTGCGGGCCCGCCGACGGGGGACGCGTCCCGGCACCGGCCGGGGCGTCGTTCGCGACGCCGCACCACGGTCACCTCCCTCACGCGGAGTGGGCCGTGTCGGAGTGAGCTACGAAGGGGGACCGATGACGGTTCAAGCAAACCGTTGGAAATTTTTGACGCAACCAGTGTTGCGGATTTTATGTATGTGACACTCGAGTTGCTGGCACTATGTGGGGCGTGCAGCGCTACCGCAGCATCAGCCCCCAGGGGCGGACCGCCGACAAGGACCCCGAAGAGCAGCTGATCACCGCGCTCTACCAGGAGTTCCGCGGCCCCCTGCTTCGCAACGTACGCAGACTCACCGGCGGTGACCTGCAGTGGGCGGAGGACGTCGTGCAGGAGACGATCTTCCGCGCCTGGAAGAACGCCGGCAAGCTCAACCGTGAGCCCGGGCTCCTGTGGGCCTGGCTCATGACCGTGGCCAGGCGTATCGTCATCGATGGACGGCGCCGCCGCAGCGCGCGGCCGCCGGAGGTCGAAGCCGACGGCCTGGACAACGCATGGGTTCCGGACGCCTCCGACTCGACGTTGTCGTCGATCGTGGTCTCCGACGCCCTGCTCTCGCTTTCCGAGGAGCACCGTGAGGCGCTCATGCAAACATATTTGAAGGATCGGACCATCAACGAGGCGGCGGAGATCCTCGGCGTGCCCCCGGGCACGGTGAAGTCCCGCGTCTACTACGCTCTCCGGGCGCTGCGTGCCGCGTTGAAAGAGAGAGGGATGCCCTGACATGTACTCCCCTCCTCAATTCGATCCTCACTACGAGGTAGCGGCCTACGCCCTGGGCATCCTCGACCCGGCGGACTCCGAGGCCTTCGAAGCACACCTCGTCGACTGCATGGAATGTCAGGCCGAGCTGCTCGAGCTCCACGAGGTCCCGGCGGCGCTCGACCTGATCAAGGGTGGTCCGGTGGACGCGGTCGCCGCCGCGCCCCAGCCGCGGCGGGGAGGCGAGGCGGCCGTCGCCTCGCTCCTCGACCGGGTGGCCAAGCGGCGGCGCAGGCGCACCCGGACGCTGTGGCTCGCGGTCGCCGCCGCGGTGGTGGTGACCGCCGTCACCCCGGTCGCGGTGCGGCAGTTCTGGCCCGAGCCGGGCGGCCAGACCGTGGCGCAGACGTTCCGGGCCGCGAGCCGGAACGTCCAGGCCTCCATCTCGCTCACCCCCAAGGAGTGGGGCACCGAGGTCTCCTTCGAGCTCACCGGCGTGAAGGGGCCGCTGCAGTGCACCCTCGTCGCGGTCTCCACCTCGGGTGAGACCGAGACCGTGGCGAGCTGGAAGGTCAACGCGGGCGAGGCCGACGAGCCGCTGCGGATCACCGGCGCCACGTCGTTCGAGAAGTCGGCGATCAAGCGCTTCGAGTTCCGCACCAACAACGGACCCGATCTGCTGGAGGTCCCGGCCTCCTGAGGACTGTGGGCTCCGCGCCGCCCGCACCTTCCGGGCCGCGGCGGAGCCGTACCCGAAGCCCCCGGGTCCCGGTCACGGCGCCACGCGCCCGGCCGGGGCCTGCGGGGCTTCAGCGTCTCACCTCGTTCCTGCCGCGGCGGCGCACCTCCCGGCGCAGCGACGCCCAGAACTCGGCGTCGATCGCGCCGTCCGCGGCGAGGTCGCCGATGAGGTCGGTCCTGGCCTTGGTCTTGGGGGCGCCGAGGCTCGGCCGTACCTGGACCGGGCCGGCGCGGCGCTCCAGCGCGGAGCCGGTGCGGAAGGTCGCGACCAGCCGGATGACGAGCCCGAGGCCGACGAGCACGAGACAGGCCGAGTAGCTGAGGATCACCCACAGCGCGGCGGGCCGGCCCGCGGTGAGGCCGTGCACGATCGCGATCGGCCAGCACAGGTACGCCATGCTGTGGGCGAAGCGCCACATCCAGGGCTGGCCCCGGGTGGCGAACTTGGCCCGGAACACCCCGGTGAGGGTGATGGCGAGCCAGCTCAGCGCCGCGATGGTCCCCAGGTCGACCGCGACCCGGTCGGACGAGAAGGGCAGGAACGCGTTGACGAACGCGGCCTTGCCCATGGCCACCTTGAGGATGACGTGGGTGCCGAGGAAGGCGAGGCCGGCCATCGTGATCATCCGGTGGGCGATCTGCAGCAGGATGCGCAGCCGGATCGTGAGCACGAGGCGGTCGGTGGCGGCGAGTCCCACCATGACCGTCAGGCTCAGCGCGATGAGGGCGAACGGCCCGGAGTAGAACTCGAGGAAGTCGCGCACCGCGACCAGGAACGCGATGCCCTGCAGGATGATGCCGACGACCAGCACGGCGGCCGCCGACGCCCCGATCAGCACGAGCGGTCTGCTCCTGTGACGCGGGGCGAACGCTTGTCGCATCTCCTTCATCCCGTCCTCGCGAGAGAGGGGACCGGCTGTGGGGGGTGCCTGCCGTTGAGGACCTGGAACCAGCGCACCAATGACACTAACGCCACTTCGCTATCTCTGGTACTGGATAGTTCCAAGTGACAAGGTTTTCACGCTTGCGCATGGTTCAGCATCCCCCGCCGGGTGAGGCGACGGGAATCATGAGGCAGGCTCATGAGAGTGTAACGGCACCGCCCTCGTCGCCCCGCGCCCACGACTTCCGTCGCCACCCAAGAATGGGATGAATGCGACAAACTTACTTAATTTCGCATCAACCTGAAAAGCTAGTTGTTTGCCCCGCTCTCCCGTTTCCGTTCGCGCAGCCAGAACAGGAACAGCACCACAAGGAAGATCATCAAGGCGCCGATGCCGCCGATCAGCGCGCCGACACGCTGGTCGGCGGCGAGCGCGAGGGTCTCGGCGGCCCGTCCGCCGCCCGCCGCCCCCTCCGGTGACCCCCACATCAGCCCGAGCTGGAAGTACCAGCCCTCCCCCACGACCGGCCCGTCCATGAGCGCCGCGGCGAGCAGCAGGTGCACCGGCAGCCCGGCGATGAGCAGCCGCAGCCGGTTCCCCGGCTCCAGCGGTACGGCGGGCGGGTCGGCCTCGAGCACGAGCCGGAAGTAGCAGAAGCCGACGCCGAGGAAGAGGGCCACGGTC is a window from the Thermopolyspora flexuosa genome containing:
- a CDS encoding DUF4142 domain-containing protein, with amino-acid sequence MDGTNRIKAVELLLVAAFLVVATVAIIVILPKAAPASGAAGGEPEVIKQTASGPLTTADQDFLFKIRQAGLWEIPSGNMAQTKSNNQKVKEVGRILAADHQKLDEQVLALAAQLGVVLPSEPSESQKQWLAEETAAAPGEEFDRVFANRLRLAHGNVFATIAQVRAGTRNDQIRAFAETANSFVLKHMRLLESTGLVDHSQLPQPPAPAK
- a CDS encoding sigma-70 family RNA polymerase sigma factor, whose protein sequence is MQRYRSISPQGRTADKDPEEQLITALYQEFRGPLLRNVRRLTGGDLQWAEDVVQETIFRAWKNAGKLNREPGLLWAWLMTVARRIVIDGRRRRSARPPEVEADGLDNAWVPDASDSTLSSIVVSDALLSLSEEHREALMQTYLKDRTINEAAEILGVPPGTVKSRVYYALRALRAALKERGMP
- a CDS encoding anti-sigma factor family protein, which gives rise to MYSPPQFDPHYEVAAYALGILDPADSEAFEAHLVDCMECQAELLELHEVPAALDLIKGGPVDAVAAAPQPRRGGEAAVASLLDRVAKRRRRRTRTLWLAVAAAVVVTAVTPVAVRQFWPEPGGQTVAQTFRAASRNVQASISLTPKEWGTEVSFELTGVKGPLQCTLVAVSTSGETETVASWKVNAGEADEPLRITGATSFEKSAIKRFEFRTNNGPDLLEVPAS